CCGTTCACCCAAACAATCTGGTTTTATCTCATTATTATCTGCTGTATAGCTATCATTATTTATATGATTCACCGCTATCGTATTAATCAACTACTACAATTACAAGAAATGCGCAATAATATTGCACGTGATTTGCACGATGATATTGGCAGTACATTAGGTAGTATTCATCTTTATAGCCAGATTGCAGATAAAAAACTCAGTCAGAGCAACACTAACGATACCAGAAACATCCTGGAAAAAATAAGGAGCTCTTCTAAAGAAATAATTGAAAAAACCAGTGAGGCTGTTTGGGTAGTTAAAGCTTCTAATGACAACATTGCTAACCTAACCCTAAGAATAGAAAGTTATGCCGCCAGTGTTCTTGGCGAGGTGGGTATTGATTTTAGCCTCCAATCTAACAGCCATCAAAATATAAAGCTTAGTATGCACCAACGGAAATGGTTATTTTTAATTTTTAAAGAAGCTATCCATAATATTGTAAAACATTCCCACTGTACAAAAGTAGATATTGCTTTAAATAGCTTTAACAGAGTATTAGAAATGATTATTAAAGATAATGGCATTGGGTTTAACAGTACGGCAAGTAGTTATTGTGTAAAAAATGGTAATGGCGGCAACGGAATTAATAATATGGCTTCCAGAGCAGCCGAATTGAATGCTACATTTAACATCATAAGTGCACAGGACACCGGTACCAAAATCACTATTTCACTTAAACATTAATTAAATTCACCATAATTGGTTATTGCAATGGCTAAAAAAAAGAATCAGATTTGTGATGTGAATAAAACATTAACCGACAAGAAACTGAAAGTTATCATTGTTGATGACAATAAAAATATTCGTGAATCTGTATCACTGCTTTTACAGGACACCCCCTCGTTACAATTAGTGGCTGCCTACGACTCTGGAGTGGAATGCATTAAACATCTTGAAGAAATTATGCCTGATATTATTCTGATGGATATTGATATGCCTAAAATGTCCGGTATTGAAACTGTAAAAATAATCCGTAACTCTTTCCCCGGATTACCCATTCTGATGCTAACCGGGTTTGAAGATGATGACAAGGTTTTTGATTCGATTTGTGCTGGTGCTAATGGTTATATTCTAAAAAATGCCAGTATGGATTTGCTCATCAATCAAATCCATGAAGCCTATTTAGGTGGGGCGCCCATGACTCCTGTTATAGCCAGAAAAGTATTAAACATGTTTTCAGCCTCTTTTGTCAATCATCAGGAAAATGAAAACTATAACCTAAGTAAACGCGAAAAAGAAGTATTGGAGCTATTGGTCAATGGCAAATCCTACAAAGTGATTGCAACTGAATTAGCAATTAGTTATGAGACTGTTCACAGCCATATTAAGAAAATATATCACAAGCTGCATGTCAGTTCTATTGGTGAAGCCGTTTCAAAGACTATAAAACAAAAAATACTTGGCAAATAGATTAAGGTGTAATAATGATTTGAAAAAGCCACATTCGTGGTGCTTCAAGCTGTGATGGTATTCCGGAGTACTCGTGATTGAACAAGTTTCTTGCAATAACAGAAAACGCCATTTGAGGATTGAGTTTATAACTTAGGTTTGCATCATAAATCCAATCACCTTTATCGTGTTCGGCACGATATCTTTTAACCCCCGGAAGCAATTCATTAAATACAACATCAATATTTTCCATAAAACTATTGTATCGGCAATTCACCGCTAATGAAATTTTTCCATAACCTACACTTCCATAACCCTTAAACAAATTTCTGTACCGATACTTAAGAAAGTTAAAAGACACTGTACCTGTTGATGCCTTCAATGAGTCAAAGTCAGTTAATTCTGGATCAATATAGGTGTAGCCACCACCCAGTTGAAGATTGATTTTTTTAAGAATTGTTGCCTGCACACCAAGTTCAAACTCCATTCCATCTATACGTGTATTACCAATGTTCAATGATTTAAATCCAAGTCCAAAAAGTGGATCTTTGAATGGATCTCCATAACTTCCGAAAGCAAACTCAAGCATGTTCTTATACTCACTTCTAAAAACCGATGCATCTACATATCCTGAAAATTGTTTGCCGACAGCAAATAACTGCCTCAACCCTATCTCGGCACTCCATCCGCTTTCAGAAAATATTGAATCGTTTGGATAAATTACAATTGATCCGACTCTGGTTTTAACATACTTTTCCGCAATGGATGGGAATCTGTATCCTTGTCCATAACTACTGCGCAAATACGTGGCACGTAATAAACGTAAGTTTACACCGGCTCTGACTACAGGCTTGGATTCGGCTTTGCTGTAACGGAAACGAAACTGCTCCCATCGCCAGCCTAATGAAAGATTTAATCTGTCAAAAAACTTTTTATCGGCTTGTGCATATAATGCTTTGTTATATGTTTTTCTGCTTCCATATAGGTCACTACGCACACCACCATCAGTAACTACACCTCCACCGGTAAGCACCAGATTCCATTTCTCAAAACGCTGCTGTAATTGTACTTCAGAATAATACAAATCGGCAAATGCTTCCTGATCGGTATCATTATAATTTAATGTTCTGAAATAACGTGAACGCCACTTTGCACTAAAACCTTTTTTATGATGGTAAGTGATAAATGGATCAATGTTGTAGCGTACTGTATGGTAATTGCTCAGTGTAGAAGTGGAGTCATCAACACCACCACTGGGAATATAGGCTCCTGTAGTATCATCATTCCAGATAATAAACAAACCTCCGAAAGACTCCATATAATTGGCATTAACGCCAACAGCAAGCCCTTCAATTTTTGGAAATTTGTAACGGGTATTGATATTAATTCTCGCTCTTTTTTCTGTTTCTCCCTTTCTGAATCCTTCATCCAGCAGGTAATGTCCTCCGGCAACAAAATCCCACTGACCAAACTTTTGTGAATGAAACATATTTGCTCCACTGAGCATTTGCGTGGCTTTTCCCCACCACTTTATCTCTTTTCTTCGAGGAGAGTCATAAATTCCATTATATTGAACAATTTTTGTTATTGGTTCCGATTTAGCATATCCCGTCCTGAAGTTTATGACGCCATTCATAGCAGAAGAACCATAAAGTGCCGAAGATGCCCCTTTAATAATTTCTATCTGCTCCAGATTTTCTATTGGCAGAAAACTCCATTTGGCATCGTTGGCATCGGCACTCAACATGGGCATATCATCAACCAGCACCAACACCCTGCTGCCGGCACCATAACTAAATCCGCTCCCTCCACGAATATTTGCTTGCCCGTCATTTACATTCAACCCTGTCACATGTTCCAAGGCAGTTTCTACATTGTTGTCACCGGTTGTTTCAAAACTCTTAGGTTTAATGGTCTCCATAGATACCGTAACCTCTTCTTGTTTTTGTTCAAACTTTCCGGCACTGACTACCACCGACTGCAGTTGCTTTCTTAATGGAATTAGCTTTACATGCAGGTTTTCAATGGTTGTATCAACCTGAATAGCCCTCTCATAATTTTCATATCCCAGCAGCCTCATTTTCAGCACCCAACTTCCTTTTTCTAATGGTAGTTGAAAATTACCATCAACATCAGTAGTGGTTGCATGATTCTCATCAGTATAAATGGCAACGCCCGGCAATCCACTGCTTTCATCGGTAACCTTCCCAATAACTTTATACTGCTGTGCATTAGCGGAAAGTAATACACACATGAAAAAAATTATAAACAAAATACTTTTCTTGGCAAACATGTTTTTCTTTGCAAATTCTGATTGATTGGGTACAAACCTAAAATATTCCTTCAAATCAGAATATATTACAATGGAAAATAAATTAACAACAGAAAATTTAGTCTATCAAATTGCCTTGTCTTTGTTGCCCGGTGTGGGTGATGTCATTGCAAAAAATCTTGTAGGATATTGCGGAGGTGCTGAAGCTGTTTTTAACGAAAAGCAACAAGCTTTGCTTAAAATACCGAATGTAGGGCAGGTTGTTGCAGAAAAAATAAAAAAAGGAAAAGTAGAAGCACTGAAAAAAGCAGAAGGAGAAATATGTTTCATTGAAAAAAATAAAATCAAACCCCTATTTTTCACCTCTGATGATTATCCAAAAAGACTGAAGTCATGTAATGATTCGCCAATATTACTTTATGTTAAAGGCAATGCAAACCTCAACCCTATAAAATGTATTGCATTTGTCGGCACCAGAAATGCTACAGACTATGGCAAAATGGTTACAGAAAATCTGATTGGTGAAATGGCAGCGCTAAAAGGCATTATGACTATTAGTGGATTGGCTTATGGTATTGATATTGCAGCACACAAAGCAAGCCTGAAAAACAATATACCTACAACGGGAGTGGTAGCTCATGGACTGGACACCATTTACCCATCAGAACATAGATCAACAGCAGAAAAAATGCAGACTACTGGTGCTGTGGTGAGTGAGTTTATGAGTAAAACCAGAGCAGATAAAGAAAATTTTCCCAGAAGAAACAGAATCATTGCAGGTATGGCCGATGCTGTTATTGTAGTTGAATCCGGCACCAAAGGTGGTAGCCTGATTACTGCAGAATTAGCAAACTCCTACAACAGAGATGTTTTTGCTATTCCCGGTAATATTGATAAAGAGTATTCAAAAGGATGCAATGCCTTAATCAGAAATAATAAAGCCAACCTCATTCAGTCTTTGGCAGATATTGAGTATTTGATGGGTTGGGATAAGGAAGAGCATAAATCGATACCCAAACAAGCAAAACTTTTTGAAGAGCTCTCTGCCGATGAGCAGCTATTAGTTGACTTCCTAAAAGAAAATTCAAAAGCCGATATTGACTCCATTTGTTTTCGGTCAGGCATTAAATTAAATAAAATACCTTCTTTGCTGCTCAACCTCGAACTGAAAGGTGTGATTAAAAACTACCCGGGAAAAGTTTACGATTTAATATAAAAAAGAAAAGCCCGCAAGAGCGGGCCGTATCTTCTAAAAATGGGAGCTGATTACTTAGAAGTAGCTTCTTTTACAGCTTCAGTAGCCTGATTTACTACAGCACCTGCAGTTGAATCTACAGTTTGTGCAGCGTCAGTAGCAACCTGAGCAGCGTCAGTAGCAGCTTGTTCAGCAGCAGAAGCAGCTTGTTGAGCAGCAGCAGCAATTGAATCCTGAGCAGCTTTAGCAGCTTCTTCCATTTTTTGTTTTTCTTCAGCAGAAGGACCGCATGCTACGATGCTGAACATTCCGGCAGCCATAACTAAGGCAAGAACTTTTTTCATTGTTTTGTAATTAATTGATTTGAAATTTGAGCGGCAAATATAACTTGCTTTACCTCTGTTAATTAAGTCAAGCTATAAATTTTTATTACCTGTATTTCAATAACTTATGAAATTGAATGGGATATCGCTTTATTTTACACTATGTAATTCTTCTGAAAATACAGTTCATATTGCACTAATGGCATCTAATTTCACTACCTTTGTTGCTTAACATTTAAATTAAATATTATGTCTTTTCAACTCCCTCCACTACCATACGCACCCGATGCGTTAGAGCCACATATTGATACACGCACCATGGAAATACACCATGGCAAGCACCATCAGGCGTATGTAACTAACCTTAATAATGCCATTACCGGTACCGATGCGGAAAAAATGAGTATTGATGATATTTGTAAAAATATTTCAAAATTTTCAATGGCAGTCCGCAACAATGGTGGCGGACATTACAACCACTCACTGTTTTGGACCATTATGGCTCCCAATGCAGGTGGTGCACCAAAAGGTAAATTAGCCGAGGCAATTAATAGTGCTTTTGGCTCGTTTGACGAATTTAAAACTAAATTTAATCAGGCTGCAGCAACACGTTTTGGCTCTGGTTGGGCATGGTTAATAAAAAATGCCGCTGGCAAACTTGAAGTTTGTTCTACACCCAATCAGGATAATCCACTTATGGACATTGCTGAAGTAAAAGGTACACCTTTATTGGGTATTGATGTTTGGGAACATGCCTACTATCTGCACTACCAAAACCGCAGACCAGATTATTGTTCTGCTTTTTGGAATGTGGTTAACTGGGATGAAGTGACAAAACGCTTCGAGAAATAAACTCCGGTTTAAATAATTTAAAAAGGCTGTCTTCATTCAATTGAGGCGGCCTTTTTTAATTCACATTAAAAGTTTAAAACTCCCTATAACAAACCTCTTTTTTTACAGTTTACTATGTGTCAATAAAATTACTTTGCAAAACATAAATCAACCATCATTACTTAATAAAAAGCTGCTACGATTTAAGAGGATATGAATAAGTATCTGCGTTACTTTGTTTTTTTACTGCTGACATGCTTGGCGCTACTACTCATAACAATGGGGCTTTCTGTCTTATTACAGGATAAAATCAAACAATCTGTAATAGAAGAAATAAATAATACCCTCAACACACCTGTAACCGTTAGTGAAATTGATTTTTCTTTACTTCGTTTTTTCCCAAATGCTTCGCTTACACTTAAAAATGTTGTCATAAAAGGCAATCCCTTGAAAGATGCTGAACGTCATCTGTTAAAAGCAGGTAAAATTGATCTGGTATTAAGTATTTCAAGTCTTTTTTCTTCAACCACACAATTAAAAAAAATTGAAATCACCGATGCTGAATTAAATATACTTACCAATGAAAAAGGCCAAAAAAACGATCAGATTTTTAAACAAGGAGACTCCAATAACACTTTTGCTGCTGATTTTAAAAAAGTCTATCTAACAAATGTTAATCTTCTTATTGAAAATAAATCGTCAGATTTTATTTTACAAACTCATCTAAATACAGGTCTTGCTACAGGCAATTTTAAGAACAAAACCTTTGAGCTTAAAACAGAGGCCGACTTGTTTGCTGAAGTTATTCGGCATGAAAACATTTCTTACATCAAGCAAAAGCCCATTCTACTTAATGGAGTGATTTCGGTTGACCTACGTAATGAAATTTATGCCTTTAATGATTTAAAAATTCAACTTGCCAATTTAAACATAAAAGCCAAAGGAAAAATTGAAAAAAGAAATGAAACTTTTCTCGATCTTAACTTTACTTCCACAAAGGCAAATGCAGCAGCGTTACTTTCCATTTTACCCTCTAATTGGGTTGCACCACAAATTTTAAATTACCGATATCATGGAAACATAAATTTTGATACGCATATCTATGGCATTGCATCATCAAAACAATCGCCAACCATTGAAATTAATTTCGGCACCGACAAAACAGATATTATTCCTGACAATGAAAATTATGCATTGAAGAATGTTGCTTTAAAAGGATTTTATTCTAATCGTAAATCAGGAAAGAATATCAGTGTTTTGAGTCTTAAAAATATTCTGGCCAATATTGAAGGAAAGCAAATTAAAGGTGAAGTGTATCTCGAAAATCTTAAAAATCCATATTTCAACATACAGTTAGATGCAGACGTTAGTCTTGCAAGTTTAAGTCGTTATTTGCCCGCTGACTTTACGGAAGAGCAACAAGGCTCTATCTCACTTCATGGGAAGATAAATGGACAAGCCGATAAGAAAGAAACTTATAGGTCAAATGGGACACTCACATTAAACAATCTGAAATTTAAACTTAAAAAAAGAAACATTACAGTTAATAGCATTAGTGGTAAAATTTATTTTAATAATGCAGATGTAAAAGTTGAATCTCTAAAAATTCTTGCGGGACAAAGCGATGTTATCATCAATGCTAACATACTTAATTTCTATAACTACATTTTTCGCGATAACCAAATCATTACCATTAACGGAATTATTGAAAGTCATTTTTTAGATGCCGGTGAATTGTTGGCAGGAAACCAATCTTCCGACACTTCTGATTTTGATTTGCCAGCATATCTCAATCTGAATGCATCATTAAGTGCCGATGAGGTAAAATTCAGAAAATTCAATGCTAAAAACCTTACAGGAAACATAGCATTACAAGATAAAATTTTAAATACAAAACAACTTTCCTTTAATGCCATGGAGGGTCATATAACACTTGATGGTATTATTAACACCAATTTTAAAGACGAAGTTCACATTTCAAGTGATGCCAAAATTGAATCCATAAATATTGAAAAGCTCTTTTATGAAACCGGCAATTTCGGACAACAACTGTTAACTGATAAAAATATCAGAGGAATGTTAACTGCCTCCGTACAACTTGCTACCTATTGGACAAAGCAACTTGACGTGAAGCCCAGCCGCACAATTGCATCTGCAGACCTAACTATTAATAACGGTGCTCTTATTGATTTTAAGCCAATGCTCAAACTTTCGCGTTTTGTCAAAGGCAGCGACCTTCAAAATGTACGCTTCAGCAAACTTCAAAATACGATTCGCATTAATGAGCAAAAAATATTTATCCCCACAATGGATATTCGCTCCACTGCCATGAACATGACCATAAGTGGCACCCATAGTTTTGACAATTTTGTTGACTATAAAATACAAATGAAGCTTTCGCAACTGCTCGGCAAAAAAGTGCGGCAACTAAACACTGAATTTGGCACCATTGAAGATGACGGTAGCGGTGGACTGAATCTTTTTCTGACAATGAAAGGACCGTTGGATAACCCCAAGTTCAGCTATGACAGAAAAGGGGTTGAAAAAAAGATTACTGAATCTGTAAAAACCGGCAAGGATGATTTTCTGAAAATTCTGAAAGAAGAAATAACCGGTAAAAAAACCACCCCTGAGCCGCCACCTCAAAAAAAGAAAGAGCTGGAGATTGATTACGACAACTAGACTATCGTTACTGCCTTTAACGTCAGAAGTTAACTGCTCAATTAGGCCATTTGGCGTTAATAAATATCCACTTTGCCAAAGATTTCCCTACCTGCCTATCAAAAAAAATTAATATTATTGCCGTAATAGTTTTTTTACTTTGAGGATATAAATTGTCATGAAAAATAAAATCATTGTTTTAGTTTTTATATCTGCTGCTATTATTGCAATTAGTGCTATACCATTTGCTCCACAAAAAGTATTAGCCTATCATTCTGCTGATGAGCTGGATTTTTTTAAAACACACATGACACCCATCGCACCGGGAGAATATTTTCTAACTCCTGAAAACTGCAAAGGCTGTCATGGTTTTGATACCTTAGGAATAGCCAATGTAGATGGCAATGGACAAGATGTTAACCTTTATGACGATTGGGAAACTTCCATGATGGGACTTTCTGCCGTTGACCCCTTTTGGAGAGCCAAGGTTAGCCATGAAATACTTACCAACCCTGCGCATTCAACAGAATTACAAAATCTTTGTATCACATGCCATGCCCCGGCCGGCCACTATTCGGCAATGTTTAAAGGTCAGCAACATTATGTAATGGCTGATTTATTGGGAGACTCTCTCGGGCTTTCTGGCGTTAGCTGCACGGCTTGTCATGCAATAGGTGATAGTAGTAGTTTAGGTCAGCTTTTTACCGGTCAGATTCCTTATGATACCAATAAAGTTCTTTACGGCCCTTTTACATCACCTGTTGCCGGACCAATGCAACTTTATGTAGGAATGACACCCGTTCACAGCGACCATGTTAGTGAAGGTCGTTTTTGTTCGCCTTGTCATACCCTACTCTCCAATACTGTTGATTTAAACGGAACACCCACAGGCGGAACATTTATTGAGCAGGCTACCTATCATGAATGGTTAAACTCTACCTACCCTTCGCAGCCGACCACATGCCAAACATGCCACATGCCTCAGATAGAAGATGCCGTGATTTTGGCCAACGGTAATATTGGACTACCCGGACGAACGCCCTTTAATCTGCACCAGTTTGCAGGCGCCAACTCCTTTATGGTAAAACTGATAAAACAAAATAAAACCACCTTAGGTGTTTCTGCTCCGGACTTTAATTTCGATTCAACTCTGGCAGCCATAACACGAATGTTAACAACACAGTCGTTAAACGTACAAGCATCATTAGTTAACATCACTAGCGATACTGCTTTTATAGATGTGAACCTAACTAACAAAGCCGGTCATAAATTTCCAAGTGGCTACCCTTCGCGAAGAGCTGTACTACAGATGATTGTTACCAAAGCCAATGGCGACACTTTATTTACTTCAGGTTTATTTGACCAGAACTATGAGGTGCAAAATATTTCTACCCCCTTTGAACAACATCATGATATCATTAATTCATCCACACAGAATCAAATTTATGAAATGGTAATGGGTGATGTTAACAGCAATGTAACAACTGTGCTGGAACGTGCAGCCGCACCTTTGAAAGACAACCGTATTCCACCGGCCGGGTTTACCACACAACACTATGCCTACGATACTTGTAAAATTGTGGGAAATGCTTTGACTGATGCAGACTTCAATAAGAGCGGAGCCGTACAAGGTTCAGGACATGATATTGTACATTTTCACATACCATTGAATAGTTACAGTGGCACCATCAATGTTTATACTGCTGTGTACTATCAAACCTTACCACCTGCTTTTTTAAATGATATGAGTACTTATTCATCACCTGAAATAAATACTTTCCTGTCAATGTATGCCAATGCAGATAAAAGCCCTGTTAAAGTGGATGCCGACACCCTGTTGAATATTTCTACCGGTGTAAAAGAAACGCCATTTACATCAATCACTCTTTCACCCAATCCTACTGCTGACGGCAAAATTCAAATCAATGGTTTGGGATATCGTTCGTTTCAACTTGAAGTCTTTGATCAGAATGGAAAGAAAATGATTTTCAGCACCGAAAGAAAAAATAATACACTGGAACTACATCTGCCCCAACCAAGAGGAATTTATTTTGTCAGAATAAACATCAATGGAAAAATTATGTCCTATAAAATTTTAAAAATTTAAGGATTCAGTATTTTAATAATTTATTATACACTAAATTTTGAAAATCAATGAATATGAAAAATAAACTTTACACTAAACTATTTTGTCTGCTTGGGCTTACTCCCGCATTCTCCAATGCGCAGCTATCTTTTAGCAATAGTAACAGCAGGCTTCCATCTCCTGCCTTTCACAGCGGATGCCCCGTTTCTGTTGTTGACTGGAATAACGATGGATTAGACGATATTATCAGATTAGATAATGCAGAACAATGTTATGTTGATGTTCAAAAAAGTAATCAGCAGTTTGAAAGAGTTTACTTAGGTTCTATTTCAAACAATGCATGGGCAATGGCTGTAGCCGATTTTGATAAAAACGGATATAAAGATGTAGTTGCTGGTGGCAGCGGATTTAATATTACAATTTTTAAAACCAACAACACCGGAACAGGAGCCACAAAAACAACAATAGCCAACTCTGGCTTCTTTTTGCAAAATTTAACTATGGCCGATATAAATAATGATGGCTGGGTTGACATTTTTGCCTGTGATGACAATGCTGCCAGTCACATCTACCTCAATGACGGTGCAGGAAACTTTACCACTCAATCCAATATCATCAATTTCAATTTACCAAACGGCTCTGACAATTCAGGGAACTATGGTAGCGTATGGACAGATTTTGACAATGATGGCGATTTGGATTTATATATTGCAAAATGTCGTCAATCGGTTCAGAATCCTAATGACCCAAGACGTATTAACGTGATGTTTGTAAACAACGGTAATGGCACTTTCACCGAAAATGCTGCTGCTTACAATATCAACATCGGCTGGCAAACATGGACAGCATCTTTTGGTGATATTGACAATGATGGCGACCTCGATTTAATGATTACCAATCACGACCACGACAGTCAGATTTTTCAGAATGACGGTACAGGAGTTTATACAGATATTACCGCAGCAACAGGATTCTATGTTTCAGACATTACACCCATTGAAAGTGTGATGGAAGATTTTGACAACGATGGCTTTGTGGACATTTTCGTTACCGGAAGTAATTCCCGTTTTTGGAGAAATAATGGCAATGGTACCTTTACCAAAATTGAAGGTCTGTTTAATAACAATGCCATGGAGTCGTTTGCGATTGGAGACGCCAATCACGATGGTTGGATTGACATAATGGCAAGCTATGCTGCTATCTACACTACACCCACCTCAGTAGATGATGTACTATGGATTAACAATGGCAGCAAACAAAATATTATTGACGGCATAGCAGGATTACCTACCAACAACTTTTTTAATGTGGTGCTTGAAGGAAATACCTCCAATAAAGATGCCATTGGTGCCCGTGCTCTTATTTATGGTGCATGGGGCGTTCAGTTGCGCGAAGTTCGGGCAGGAGAAAGTTATGGCACCAACAATAGTGCAACTTTACATTTTGGTCTGGGAACAGCAACATCCATTGATTCTGTAGTAATTAAATGGCCTAGTGGTGTCAGTCAAACCATCAACAATCCTTCTGTCAATCAATTTTTATCAATTAAAGAAAACGATTGTGTTTCACCTGAGGCAATTGTTACTGCTTCGGCACCATTGGTGTTATGCAATACCGGACAAACTTTAACATTAACGGCTCCTGCCGGGTATAATTACCTCTGGAGCGACAGTAGTACAACACAATCAATAACGATCACGCAAACCGGTGAATATTATGTAACCATCACACAAGTCGGAAACAATTGCAGTGCCACATCCGCCACCCAAGTTGTTATTGCATCACCCGATCAAACACCATCTATTGCAGCGCTTGGCGAAACTATTTTCTGTAATGGCGGCAGTGTACAAATTCAAGGCCCTCCGGGATTGAACAGCTACCTTTGGTCAAATGGTGATACCACACAAGTGGCAACAGCAACCACAAATGGCCCGATTACTTTAACCATACAAGGAATTTGTCAGCCATTTACTTCCGATCCTATTAACATTACAGTAAACACTGTGACTGATCCTACAGCCAATGACGTAACCATGACTGCTGCCGGCAGTGCTAACTTAACTGCAACAAGTGGCAACAATATATCATGGTATGCTACCAATGCCGGTGGTACGCCATTAGCTACAGGGCAAAATTACACCACTCCTTTCCTGACAGCCAACACTACTTACTATATGCAGGCAACCGATACTTTCGGTGGTGGCATTTACGCAGTTGGCTTACCCACATGGTCAGGAAATGGTTCCGGATATCCGGGCAACGGCACCAATGCCACAACAGAATTTGATGTAACTAAAAACTGCACCTTGAAGTCCGTTAAGGTATTC
This portion of the Bacteroidia bacterium genome encodes:
- a CDS encoding T9SS type A sorting domain-containing protein, which codes for MKNKIIVLVFISAAIIAISAIPFAPQKVLAYHSADELDFFKTHMTPIAPGEYFLTPENCKGCHGFDTLGIANVDGNGQDVNLYDDWETSMMGLSAVDPFWRAKVSHEILTNPAHSTELQNLCITCHAPAGHYSAMFKGQQHYVMADLLGDSLGLSGVSCTACHAIGDSSSLGQLFTGQIPYDTNKVLYGPFTSPVAGPMQLYVGMTPVHSDHVSEGRFCSPCHTLLSNTVDLNGTPTGGTFIEQATYHEWLNSTYPSQPTTCQTCHMPQIEDAVILANGNIGLPGRTPFNLHQFAGANSFMVKLIKQNKTTLGVSAPDFNFDSTLAAITRMLTTQSLNVQASLVNITSDTAFIDVNLTNKAGHKFPSGYPSRRAVLQMIVTKANGDTLFTSGLFDQNYEVQNISTPFEQHHDIINSSTQNQIYEMVMGDVNSNVTTVLERAAAPLKDNRIPPAGFTTQHYAYDTCKIVGNALTDADFNKSGAVQGSGHDIVHFHIPLNSYSGTINVYTAVYYQTLPPAFLNDMSTYSSPEINTFLSMYANADKSPVKVDADTLLNISTGVKETPFTSITLSPNPTADGKIQINGLGYRSFQLEVFDQNGKKMIFSTERKNNTLELHLPQPRGIYFVRININGKIMSYKILKI
- a CDS encoding FG-GAP-like repeat-containing protein — translated: MKNKLYTKLFCLLGLTPAFSNAQLSFSNSNSRLPSPAFHSGCPVSVVDWNNDGLDDIIRLDNAEQCYVDVQKSNQQFERVYLGSISNNAWAMAVADFDKNGYKDVVAGGSGFNITIFKTNNTGTGATKTTIANSGFFLQNLTMADINNDGWVDIFACDDNAASHIYLNDGAGNFTTQSNIINFNLPNGSDNSGNYGSVWTDFDNDGDLDLYIAKCRQSVQNPNDPRRINVMFVNNGNGTFTENAAAYNINIGWQTWTASFGDIDNDGDLDLMITNHDHDSQIFQNDGTGVYTDITAATGFYVSDITPIESVMEDFDNDGFVDIFVTGSNSRFWRNNGNGTFTKIEGLFNNNAMESFAIGDANHDGWIDIMASYAAIYTTPTSVDDVLWINNGSKQNIIDGIAGLPTNNFFNVVLEGNTSNKDAIGARALIYGAWGVQLREVRAGESYGTNNSATLHFGLGTATSIDSVVIKWPSGVSQTINNPSVNQFLSIKENDCVSPEAIVTASAPLVLCNTGQTLTLTAPAGYNYLWSDSSTTQSITITQTGEYYVTITQVGNNCSATSATQVVIASPDQTPSIAALGETIFCNGGSVQIQGPPGLNSYLWSNGDTTQVATATTNGPITLTIQGICQPFTSDPINITVNTVTDPTANDVTMTAAGSANLTATSGNNISWYATNAGGTPLATGQNYTTPFLTANTTYYMQATDTFGGGIYAVGLPTWSGNGSGYPGNGTNATTEFDVTKNCTLKSVKVFSNAAGVRRFELMDASSTVINYADVNIVPDSQVVILNFPLTPGQGYTLGTNTNVNQTNLGTDSPKFKRNNSGVNYPYSLADALTITNSSNGGQYYYYFYDWQVEKESWVCESNMVPVNVYITTGISKHNNELLSTYPNPVSDQLHIYNPFGTTKATLLDVTARVVNTYMLNNGENSFDIASLNAGVYHIQVEHEGVITNLKFVKN